The following DNA comes from Ricinus communis isolate WT05 ecotype wild-type chromosome 10, ASM1957865v1, whole genome shotgun sequence.
tgtttttgatcACCGGTAGATTACCCTGTCTCTCTAAAATCTCTAATAGCTAGTTCAAGagttggtatattttttggtCAAGAGGATATCTAGCGTTTGAAATTCACATGACCATAATGtctccttttttatttatttttttaatttttgaaaatgcaTGTTTATCAGACTTTATAGACATTTGGTGATCCTTCTTTTAGCAGGAGTGGGGTCGGAAAAGGGTGGGTATATCATTGATTATATGGCAACTATCTATGTGCTAATACCTGTCTTAATTTGGCTGTAGGATATCTGTTGCGAGTTCAGATACAAATATTTTGGGCATGTGCCTTACCTGTGGCATGTCCTTTGATGACTATTCTTCACGCTGCAGATGCTCTTATTGTAGAATGCTTGTTCTGGTTTGTGATGGTTGTCAGGTACGTATTATCGAAAGTTGACCATCAAAAGATGTGAAGAGAATAAGTTAGCACATGTCCAGTGTGAACCTTCTTCCCTTGCATTTGCTTATGTTTCTAACTGATTTCAACTGATTGTTTCTGTCCCATTTATTGGATAGAACCTTCTTTGTTCCTGTCTGtaagttttattgtttttgatGATCAGATGAAGGAAGCTGTCTATGTTTGTGAGCTATGTCAGAAACACGGCAAGGCTGTTGGCTCAGTTCCTTTAACTGAAAATGGCCAGCCAGAAGAAACAATGCCAGAAAGTGAGCTCCAAAGCATTTCATCAGACAATGACCTCCTGAGTCAACTGCAGCTGGGACAGGGTAAGGTCTGTATCTGTACTACTAGAATGTTTTTGCTATCCTATTTACCAATATACTCATGTGTAATAATGCTGATTTACTAACTATAAATTGTTATTGTTTCTATcacatttctattttttctcccAGCTTTCTTGCACTTAACATCATCAGCATTCTTTGATAACACAGGTACTGGATCCCCGAGGAAGCTAAGAATTTTATGCTTGCATGGTTTTCGGCAGAATGCCTCTGGTTTTAAAGGAAGAACTGCATCATTGGCCAAGAAACTTAAAAACATTGCTGAGCTTGTCTTTATTGATGCACCTCATGAATTGCCTTTCATTTACCAACCTCATGTCACCGAACAACAGGACAATAAAGCGTCTTTTCCTTCACAACAGattcttcctccaaaagaaaaTTGCAGGAAGAAGTTTGCTTGGTTGATAGCTACTGATTTCAAAGGGAGTAGTGAAACTGAATGGAAAGTGGCTGATGGTCCATTTGATCCCCTCCAATATCAGCAGCAAGCTGAGGGATTTGATGCATCAATAGCATATTTAAGGACTGTATTCTCTCAGGAAGGGCCTTTTGATGGAATTCTAGGTTTTTCACAGGGAGCAGCAATTGCAGCCTCAGTTTGTGCTCTAGATCGGAGACTAAAGGGTGAAATCAATTTCAGATTTGCAATTTTGTGCTCTGGATTTGTTCTTCAACTTGCAGAAATCGAGCCTGGATCAATCAACTGCCCCTCCCTACATATATTTGGCAGTACTTCGGGCAAAGACAGGCAGATTGCAAACCAAGCCAGCAGAGAACTTGCTTCCTTGTTTGAAGAGGGTTCCTCGGTTATTATTAATCACGACTGTGGTCACATTATTCCCACCCGACCACCTTTTATCGACCAAATTAAAGGCTTTCTTCAACGTTTTCTTTGATGCTATTAATgcagattttctttttttaatttttataattgcaAACTGACGGATGAATTCAGTTTTTCTTAATCATTATTTTCGCCTAAATCAACCAACTCTAGTGATATAAGTTGAGGGATATCACGTTCGCATCTCACACTAAATTGTTATTTGATACGTAATAACTGGTAAATCTTTCCCTGACCAAAAGTTCTAGTCGATTTAAGCTAATATTCTATTAGGTGACAAAATGGTTCGTCATACGCCTGAATAAATCTTCTCAACAAAGAATAATATCTTTGCACCGATAAATGGTCGTGGCCGCGAGCAGCccgattttattaatttttgctCTCATTTAAAGAGTAAAAAGAAGAGGAGGGCTAAAAAAGCCAGAAAAGAATTAGCCTACTCCTAAACGCACCGTCTAGAAAGTAAGAAAAACACAGaggatatgatatttttaagaggaaaatttcataatttaaaactgGCCTTAAACCCTAAAATGAGAATTTGAGAATTTACCTACAAGTGAAGAAGCAGAAAATCAGTAAACAATAACCAACAAAATGATTCCCTTGAGGAACTTATTCCAGAGAAGAGTTCCATTTAAACAAGTaaagttttatctttttatgaaataacttctcatttctttctttctttctttttttcctttaacgATCTTCATATGTGAttccttttttcatttttatcgAAATATCTTGTGGGCAGCTCTCAATTAAGTTCCCACAGGCATCAGTTGAtcaatttaacttaataatcaagaTTGTTACTTTAGTTTCCAGGGATTGGCTACTGAGTTTTAACATGTGTGGTCTCTGGCCTTTTATGTGATTTCACTTATTCAAGTGTTAGCATCTCAATACTTTATTGTTTCCTGGCTAGTTCCCGTAGTTCCATTAATTCCTGCAATCAGGTGGTGCAAATTAGTCTACTGCTTTATTCtaattgttttctctttgTCATTATACTCTCAGGGAATGGTTATATTGTAAATTGATGCTTTGGTGCTCATTGAATTTAGTGTACATAgtgcttattatttttatttttattcttatttggTTGTCAGGGTACTGCTTGTTATGCTTATTCTACCAATAAAGTCTTCGATATTGGGCAGCCAACTCCTGCGACTCATCCCCAGGTGTTATTCTTAAAAACACGGACATAGCACCGTGTCTGTGATGGGATAGGCATCTCACAAACATGATCTGGTCCAGTGCATGCACTACATTTCTTTTCTCAGAGTAAATGTGAATGCATTATTACTGCCGTTAGTTAGTGACTATACATTCACTGAATTTGAAAACATGTTAACCGATGCAAACACATGTCTATATAACATCTGGTTGagttttatacataaatttgaaacttTTGTTGGCTTTCTGCGTCATACCATCGTGCATAAATCTTTGCTCTcgtttgattttgatgaactCTACTATTTTCACATTTGCAGTTGCTAAAGGAAGGAGAGATCACTCCAGGCATCAGTAATGAGGAGTATATCTCAAGAAGGAAAAAGTTACTGGAAATTCTTCCTGAGAAAAGTTTGGCCATTATTGCAGCTGCCCCGGTAAAGATGATGACTAGTGTTGTGCCTTACACATATCGACAAGATGCTGATTACTTGTATATCACTGGCTGCCAACAACCTGGTGGTGTGGCAGTTCTGGGTCATGACTGTGGTTTATGCATGTTCATGCCAGAAGCAACAAAACATGTATGCCCTTTCTTGATGATAGAACGTTTTAGATAGTCTGTTAATTTATTCAAGTTCTTCAGCAATGGCTCCAATTGCTGCCATCTATGGCTCCTTTCGACTTGTGATTTGATGCATCTAATTACATTTCCTAATTACATGTCAATAATGCTTTAgtatgtttttgttttttaaaataaaatggattTTAAGTTATTGGAAGAGCTTGTTAGGTCAATCTGCAATTATAACCCGAGTGATGGTCATTAGATTTTGTAGAAAGATAAGCAGTTCCTTTAATTGTtacttattagttaattatcaTGTCTTCAGGACATCATTTGGCAAGGCCAAGTTGCGGGAGTTGATGCAGCATTAGAAACATTCAATGCTCAACAAGCATATCCGATGAGCAAATTGCATGATGTGAGTTGTGGTGGTGTTGAAATCCAGATAAATGCATCAACATgacatttatattttcttattgttaCTTCTACATTTGGCTTACCGGATTTTTTTTCAGCATATGCCATATTGATAgacacttttatttttcaagtaGTCTTTTATGGGGGTTGGAGAAAGTATCATCAGTGGTGTTTTTTGAGTTTGTtattagtttgaatttgaGATTCTATCTTAAAATGTGTCCAATGTTCGCATGAGAGAAAATATTGtgcaaattgaattttaaaagacGAGCCAAATCAGGTGTACCAACCATGTAGTTCAGTAGTAGAAGACATTATTGTAGAGCCTTATACTGCTATATATCTGGGTGAAATTTAAAGCATTCTTATTTTTGGCTGGAAGTGCCTAATAACCCCTTTGCAAATGCTTATGTACATTCATTTTAGCAATTTTGATATAATGATGTAGGTTCTTCCAGATATGCTAAGGAGATGCTCCAGGTTGTTTCACAACATACAGACAGCCACAAAGACATATACAGAACTGAAGGCATTTCAAGAGGTATTATGCACTCGCTCAGTAGAAGACATCTCTTGTTTAACCAATGAGTTACGATGGATAAAATCACCGGCGGAGCTTAAGTTGATGAGAGAATCTGCTTCAATTGCTTGCCAGGTATTTACAGCTTTACATTATCTCCAACTAGTTTCATTGAATTTAATCCTTTAGTAACTCAATGATGGACATACAATAAATACTGCTGTGcaatgttaataataatacattaaaacttattatgaTCCACATCATATTGTGCCCTTTTCCTTAGTTATTACCAGTTGGTTTTTTCTGTGAAATGGTTGATCCCATATCATGTTGAAATTATTTGCAGAATCTTTGATGCCTTTACCATACCaaattttctccttttcttttgttgcaCCAAATTTCTTATGTATGAACGAAATTAGACTCTCTTCTTGTTAATTTGCTTCTTTTACAAACAAAGATACCTAGTTTTCAATAGAATAACTTTCTTGCTTTCTGCTTAGGGGTAGTTCATACTTCTTAGTTTACCTTTAAAAGCTTATCTCATTTGTAAGTTTTTGAGTTTCAAGTTCTAAGCAATTCTTTCTGTGATTGCATACTAAATTCAGTAGTGGAATCCATTAACAGTCATGCTGCTTTTGTTGATGGCAAATAAGTTAATTATATGCAGGGTTCTAATAACTAACTATTCTTTGTGGATAGGCTCTTTTGCAGACAATGCTACATTCCAAGACATATCCCCATGAGGGTATGTTAGCAGCAAAAGTTGAATATGAATGCAAAATGAGAGGTGCTCAGAGGATGGCGTAAGCTTCTTTAATATGATTCCAAAGAAGTGAATCTTTTACCAACTCCATATATAGTGTTGTAAATGTTGTAAAGAGAGATGTTTAATTGCTATTGGGTTCTgcttgttaaattttttttttcttttgtttttattttttcagattatgatttctttttatacttGTCTGCTTCACCAGATTCAATCCCGTGGTTGGCGGTGGATCTAATGGTAGTGTTATACATTATTCCCGAAATGATCAGAAGGCAAGTTTATATGTGGAAAACTGATATGTAGTATTATGAGCAGATCTAACTTATCTCATGTGGTTATGGTCCATGTTTATGTGCATTTCAAATGTCTGTGGTGCAGATTAGAGACGGTGACCTTGTTTTGATGGATGTTGGGTGTGAGTTGCATGGTTATGCCAGTGATCTTACTCGTACTTGGCCACCCTGTGGTAGCTTCTCTTCAGCACAAGTAAGCCCTATTGATTTCTATGGgtgttctctctctctctctctctctctctctctctctctctctctctccctctctctctttacCTTATATTTGGGAAAGCTGGTCAAGTATGCTTATGCCTTAATTTTCAGGAGGAGCTCTATGATCTTATACTTCAAACAAGTAAATCATGCACAGATCTTTGCAAACCTGGTGCAAGCATTTGGGAAATACACAATTATTCGGTACTGACTTGACAgtctatctttttttttttggtgtcCAAATGGAGTTCTTACTTATGTTTTCTTCCTAGTAATATGTTTTATAAACGTTTCTGATATTCTGATCTGTTTTTAAAACTCGAGGACTATCTTGAGGACTTCATTGAGAATTTACTTAGATCAGCTAGTACTATAGATTGTAAAGAGTTGCAATGGGGGAAGGTGGTCTCAATTGAAAGCATACACTGAATTATTTGAGGACTTCATTGAGACATTACTTAGATCAGCTAGTACTGTAGGTACCCTTGTTGGAGAACTATACTTccatcttcttccttttcttttccttctcctGGTGTGTCTTTTCGTTTTGCTTTTTCTGGATGGTGGTGGtaagctttatttttttcctccCTCAACACATAGGTGCTCATACAAATTGAACAATTTGTCCATGAAGAGAAATTTTTATCTCTAATATTACTGATTGCTGTTTGTTCTATAGGTTGAACTGTTGCGTAAAGGACTTAAGGAGATTGggattttaagaaatattggAAGCAATTCCTTCCATCTACTGAACCCAACTTCTATAGGTCTGTCTGAACTTATTCTCGCATCCATCTCTTGTTGCATTTTCCTAATTTGTCAGTTTCTCAAGATTGTaagcatataaatattttagctTTGCATAACACAGCAGATTCTAGCTTCCAATTTGGCTTTGGCTGTGATTTACTTTTCATCCTTTTACATTGATTATATAGGTCATTATCTAGGAATGGACGTCCATGATAGTTTTTCTGTCAGCTATGATTGCCCACTGAAGCCAGGTGTTGTAAGTTCTTTTTCCAATAAAGTGATTTGATCtttcaattgaattttaattagacagccatttttttatctaGGAAAAGGATTTGTTTGATTGAAGCTCTTTATGTAGTATATAAATAGAGTTTAATAGACTCTTATGGTCCATGGACAGGTGATAACAATTGAGCCAGGAGTGTACATTCCATCTACTTTTGATGTTCCAGAGAGGTATGAATTCTTCTATTAGCAAAGTATTTTTATCTTGATGCGGTAGCCTGGACACATTAAGCCATTTCTAAGCTGCTCACTTCCTGCTAGTTGTGGAGTGCATGTTTGCTTTAAGCAAGCTTCCTACAAGAAGTTGCTTCTACAAAAATAACCAGAGTGCGCTGAGGAAAGTTACTTGCAAAATAAATGCTGAAGCTGAGGTTGATTGATGGATAACTTTAGATTAGAAAAGTTGAACCTGTGCCTAATTCGTTTTATTTCTGTGACTTATTGAAGTCTGAATACTCTTACATTGAAGCAGTAATCAAGTGTCTTGAAGGACAAACAGGATAACCTTTTTATGCTACTCTTTCCATTTTTCAGCTTCAGCAGGTTGTTACCATGATACAGGTGTTTTTTCTTGGCACCATACTGCTGCCTTTCTTGTCTTAAGTCCGACTTACAATCTTTGAAGTTTGAAAGTTATTCTGTCATCTGTTTCCTTTATTTATATCTATACAagttaatttatgatttatggTGGGATAATACTCCTAGAGCATTTAGAGGTTATTTTCTGCTTTTGCACTTGTTATGTACTGTTTATAATTCTAGAATCCGTATTTATCTGTGTCCAATATGTCTAATATAGATTTGTGGATAAATAAAATGCACCTATCTTAGCATGATATGCTTATTAGATTCTTTACATAAGTCACTGAATATTACCTCTTGCAGGTACCAAGGCATTGGGATAAGGATTGAAGATGAGGTCCTAATCACAGAAACTGGTTATGAGGTAGAAACCATCCATATCTTAGATTTTTGGTTATTACAATCATGCTTCAACTTCTTGTAGTAGTATAGGTAACTTATATAGTGGCTATTATAAGTTAAAGCTTCaactatttttcatttctttattattcaTAAGTATTTGTTTTTGTCGTTATTCAGTAGATCAATATCAgtttttttagtatttgaaCTAAATGAACAACTGCTGCACAAAAGATTGTACCATTAACTAAAGTTGGAGATCATATCTTTGATGCATCATTGCCCTGCACGTAATCATCAAATAGCATTAGCATTGCTTTAAACGGAAATGTTTAGCAATCTGTTTTCTTCACTGACCTATCTGGTGCTGGAATTAGGTACTCACGGATTCGATGCCAAAAGAAGTAAGACACATCGAGTCATTGCTCAATAACTACAGTCATAAAGGAGGAATGGAGAAAGAGGACTGTATGCAAGTTGCTTCAAGTTGGCAATCCCATTAAAATGTCAGCAAGGCTGGACAGCGGCTTGTTTGGCTTGGGAGTTTCACTATAAAGCTCTATCTCCAGCAAATTGGCTGGCACATTCCCATTGCATATTGCCTGATTTGTGTTTAATATGTGTAGTCTGCAATGGTTCCTTCTTTTTATCGTTTTCTTCATTTGATACGTAATCTGCAATAAGCGGCTTCAATAATATTCTTTGTTATGAGACCTCTCGCAAATCAGTTGGCGGTTTGCCATCCTGGAATGGGGCCAGGAGGCACTTCTGCTTCCTTAGGCTAGCTGGAGGTGGCTCAGAATTTTGACATGTAATTTGTATCTGTAGCTGTACATTATTAGTCAATTGAAAGTTGTAgccattaatattatttaccaGCTGAAGCTCGGCTGTTCAGATGAATACGTACATTTACATAATGATTATGGTCCCAACCACTCTAGATGATGGCCAACAtgcaataaattcttttaaatgcAAGAATCATATTTTCCAAAATGGTTATTGCGAATTCAAGATTCACATTGATTTTCACTTTATCAGGGGCACACGTTGCCGGAGTCCAAACCAACCTGAATCCGGTACCAAACGGATATTCTTCCACTTCAAAGCGGGCATAATTTGTTATATCAAATTCAGAAAGCTACCATCCATTTCCATTCAAGGAGGATGTATTCAGTACTGAGTTTATTGTGGATTCAATTTCTAATAGGTTAGGTTGGAGCTTACCAGTTGATAATGCCAAACAGCTTGATTTCAAAGCTGTGGTGTTATAAAATCCTCCTATAAGTAAAAATAGAGAACTTGCTTATTAAGAAAGACAACGTGAATTATGGTAGCTAGCAAGTGCCTGATTCATCCATGATCGAAGTGACTAACAAATGAGCCATTTGCCATCCTTCGTCATTTCTGCAAATACAGTTTGATTTTTGTCTATTGAACTAACTGTTCAGTTCCTGCGATTCATTCTGTCCACCTACTAAATCAGCCACGTGATCTTAAAAAAGAGAGTTTCCTTCTTCTATGGGACTTTGTTGGGCTTGATCTTGGGCATAGTATAATCCAGCCCACACAATTTGCTCATTTACAGCTAAACGCCTCAACCCCAAAGGTCTATGTCTTTTTAGTTTCCGCTCTACTCTTCAAACAAACCCTACTCTTCAAGGTCTCGATGTTAAAAAACCCACTccaatttttgttttcaaatgttattatattcttatatcatTTTCTAAATCGGGAATTTGGTTTTGGTGTGCGCACAGGTGAATGATTTTGTGAGTGAGAAACGAAGACAATTGATTATATAGAGGAGACATGGCAAGCCAAGCATCTTTTAATGGCAACGTGAAGGTGAGATATGTCTATATATtggaaataagaaaaaagaacattGACTTGTAATAAGCCCATAGCCATGTTTATTGTTTGCCACACAAGATCGTCTGCGCCGACTTCTATGTGAAATTAGATTGAAGCACTCCAAATTTTTGTGAAATTGACTGAATGACCTGTACTTTCATTTAGTGACAGGTAGAGATGCTTTCAGGTAAGATTATGGTCTCCCGTGATTTTTCTATGGGTTCGTGGGCTCAGAGGTTTAGAATATGTAAAAAAGAGCTGTATAGAGTAGGCTTTGTCTGTCAATTGGATTGTGTATCATTTCTTATTGTATTTTCTGATTGTTTTTGTCTATGTTAAGGCGTGTGTTGCTATTTAGCTAATATACTCTCTGTctcaataaatttaatgagTACAGCATAGTTTGCTAGAATTACTTTCTTGGCTTTTAGTGCCCAAATTTCATTCACATTTCATGAAATATCTCTATGGTGTACCTGTTGGAGCAACTATGATTGCTCCTAGATTTAAATTTGACCCGGACTGTTCTGAAAAAGTCAAGGCATTTCAAATTGTTTGTTGACACGGACAAAGTCAAGGGAAATCTCTGAAATTATTTCAATGTTGGACCTTAGAATACAATAGTTCCAGACGGCATCTCCTTAGAAAGAtcttttaatatcataaaataacttTAACTTTTATAGATGTTGGGTTATGGGTTGATGATTGATACTTGACATTAACATGGACTTCAATCAATATCAGAAACTACCTTCTTGTATGCTTGCAGAAAGCATTGGCTGGCCTCAGAAGAATCAGTCTTGAAGGTTTGAGATGGAGAGTATTTGATGCTAAAGGCCAGGTGGGAATTGCCTTTCCTCTATTCTATCTGCTGTTGTGCAATTTGATAAACTGGTAAGCTAAAAAATGTTACCTATATACTAACTAGTTTTagtgaggaaaaaaaaaatataacgaACTTgcaatcttttaatttaaatgtaaataataGCAAAACTGGTCTTCTCCTCAGATatggaaaaaaatgaaaactataTTGATTGAGTGGATTTATTTTTGAGATAGACTGATGGGAACTTTTCTGAAGTGAGTACATtgttcattcatttttttgaAATGCTCGAATCAAAACGTCAATGTCAAACT
Coding sequences within:
- the LOC8269840 gene encoding rhodanese-like domain-containing protein 6, which codes for MADQEQNLEQGDNHQYGVLLYYKYTLIPDLNSLLSFYNSNCTSLSLLGRVRLSSRGVNVTVGGLLSSLKKHIAAVELLKLFEGTDFKLAASHYPLNDKVARECGFTSLSIRIVKELVTFSSYPLLKQPDVSNAGKHLSAFEFHSALKSAGQREGSKSNEGLVLLDARNLYETRIGKFHVPSVETLDPEIRQYSDLPSWIDDNSEQLRGKQVLMYCTGGIRCEMASAYIKSKGAGFENIFQLFGGIQRYLEQFPDGGHFKGKNFVFDHRISVASSDTNILGMCLTCGMSFDDYSSRCRCSYCRMLVLVCDGCQMKEAVYVCELCQKHGKAVGSVPLTENGQPEETMPESELQSISSDNDLLSQLQLGQGTGSPRKLRILCLHGFRQNASGFKGRTASLAKKLKNIAELVFIDAPHELPFIYQPHVTEQQDNKASFPSQQILPPKENCRKKFAWLIATDFKGSSETEWKVADGPFDPLQYQQQAEGFDASIAYLRTVFSQEGPFDGILGFSQGAAIAASVCALDRRLKGEINFRFAILCSGFVLQLAEIEPGSINCPSLHIFGSTSGKDRQIANQASRELASLFEEGSSVIINHDCGHIIPTRPPFIDQIKGFLQRFL